Genomic DNA from Actinomycetota bacterium:
CATCCGGTAGAAGTCGAGACCGGTCTCCCCGACCGCCAGCACCATCGGGTTCGCCAGGAACTCCTCGAGGGCCGAGCCGGCCTGCGCGTCGAGGGCCGAGGCCGTATGCGGGTGCATCCCCGCCGTGGCGAACACGCCCCGAAACGACTCGGCCAGCTCGACCGACCGGCGGCTCGAGTCCGGATCGATCCCGACACATAGGAGCGTTCCCACCCCGGCCAGGCGGGCAGCCTCAACCACCTCTCCAGGCTCACCCCCCATCAGGAACAGGTGGCAATGCGTGTCCACCGCGTCGGCCTGGACCGGTCCTTGAGGGTTTATCCCGACCATTCGAGTTCAGGACGAGAGCCGGGGGAACAGGGCGTCGCCCTTGGTGGTCCGGGTGCCCGGCGCGAGTCCACCCCACGCGGCGGCGCCCGGAAGGCGCTGGGCGTCGAGGGGCTCCGGGATCCCGAGCTGCTCCCACAGCCGGGCGGCGGCGGCCGGCATGACCGGCGCGGCCAGCAGCGCCACGATCCGAAGCACCTCCGCCGCGGCATACAGGACGCCAGCGAGCTCCGCCCGCCGCTCGGGCTCGGCCGCCAGCTTCCACGGAGCCCGGTCCACCAGGAACCGGTTGGCCTCGCCCACGACCTCCCAGGCCGCGGCGAGGGCCTGCGACGGCGCCAGCTCCTCCATGGCCGCGTCGTACCGGGCCACGACGTCCTTGGCCACGTCCGGCAGCCGTCCGGCCACCGATGAGTCGCCGCCGTCGGGGACCACCCCACCGAAGTACGACCCCAGCATGGCCAGGACCCGGCTGGCCAGGTTGCCCAGGCCGTTGGCCAGGTCGGCGTTGTGCCGCTCCGTCATGGACTCCCACGTGTAGCTGCCGTCCTGCCCGAACTGGATCTCCCGCATGAAGTAGTACCGGTAGGAGTCCACGCCGAAGTGGTCCAGGAGCTCGAACGGGTGCACGCCGGTGCCCCGGCTCTTCGACATCTTCTCTCCCCCGACCGTGAGGAACCCGTGCGCGAACACGGTCCGGGGCACCTCCAGGCCGGCCGCCATCAGCAGGGCGGGCCAGATCACGGCGTGGAAGCGGACGATGTCCTTGCCGATGATGTGGACGTCCGCGGGCCACACCGAGGCGAAGAACGGGTCGTCGGTCCCGAAGCCCGGCGCCGTGATGTAGTTCAGGAGCGCGTCCACCCACACGTAGATCACGTGGTCCGGGTCCCACGGGACGGGGATCCCCCAGTCCGAGCCCGACCGGGAGATGGAAAGGTCGCGGAGGCCTCCTTCCACGAACGACACGACCTCGTTGCGGCGGAAGTCGGGCAGGACGAACTCGGGACGCTCCCGGTACAGGCGCAGCAGCGGCTCCTGGTACTTCGAGAGGGGGAAGAAGTAGTTGTCCTCCTTCAGATACTCCACGGGACGCAGGTGGATGGGACACTTGCCGTCCACGAGCTCCTTCTCCTGCTTGAACTCCTCGCAGGACACGCAGTACGGGCCCTCGTAGACGCCGAGGTAGACCTCGCCCCGGTCGTACAGCGTCTGGACGAATCGCTGGACCCGCTCGGCGTGGCGCTGCTCGGACGTCCGGATGAAGTCGTCGTTGGAGATGTCCAGGCGCTCCCACACCTCGCGCCACTTGGGCACCATCTGGTCCACCCACTGCTGAGGCGTGATGCCGAGCTCCGCGGAGGAGCGAGCGACGTTCAGGCTGTGCT
This window encodes:
- the metG gene encoding methionine--tRNA ligase; its protein translation is MSDQVFYVTSSIPYVNAEPHVGTAYEIIACDLLARYHRLRGEKVFFLTGTDEHSLNVARSSAELGITPQQWVDQMVPKWREVWERLDISNDDFIRTSEQRHAERVQRFVQTLYDRGEVYLGVYEGPYCVSCEEFKQEKELVDGKCPIHLRPVEYLKEDNYFFPLSKYQEPLLRLYRERPEFVLPDFRRNEVVSFVEGGLRDLSISRSGSDWGIPVPWDPDHVIYVWVDALLNYITAPGFGTDDPFFASVWPADVHIIGKDIVRFHAVIWPALLMAAGLEVPRTVFAHGFLTVGGEKMSKSRGTGVHPFELLDHFGVDSYRYYFMREIQFGQDGSYTWESMTERHNADLANGLGNLASRVLAMLGSYFGGVVPDGGDSSVAGRLPDVAKDVVARYDAAMEELAPSQALAAAWEVVGEANRFLVDRAPWKLAAEPERRAELAGVLYAAAEVLRIVALLAAPVMPAAAARLWEQLGIPEPLDAQRLPGAAAWGGLAPGTRTTKGDALFPRLSS